The following proteins come from a genomic window of Streptomyces sp. GS7:
- a CDS encoding acetamidase/formamidase family protein, which produces MNSPHLLTIRPEPGEFAWTFGGVPPVARLTPDTALAVYTEDAFAGGVRSVTDRVSRVCTFPLLNPQTGPFYIEGAEPGDTLAVHLVSIEPARDWGVSSTIPLFGALTSSPTTATLQPPLPERTWIWELDRARRTCRFQAQDSDIVVDLPMDPMHGTVGVAPAHGEVRSALVPDAHGGNMDTPEMRAGVTCFLGVNVPGALLSLGDGHARQGEGESCGVAVETAMNTTVLIGLLKGVRTPWPRLESDTHIMTAGSARPLEDAFRIAQLDLVHWLGRDYGLSHMDAYQLITQALESPLANLCDTNYTAVAKMRKAWLPPATPHRGLHEQLRETSRQLL; this is translated from the coding sequence TTGAACAGCCCTCACCTGTTAACCATCCGGCCCGAGCCCGGTGAATTCGCGTGGACCTTCGGCGGAGTCCCTCCCGTGGCCCGCCTCACCCCGGATACCGCCCTGGCGGTGTACACGGAGGATGCCTTCGCTGGTGGGGTGCGGTCTGTCACCGACCGAGTGTCGAGGGTCTGCACCTTCCCCCTGCTCAACCCTCAGACCGGCCCCTTCTACATCGAGGGGGCGGAGCCCGGTGACACGCTCGCCGTGCACCTGGTCTCCATCGAGCCGGCCCGGGACTGGGGTGTCTCCAGCACAATTCCCCTCTTCGGGGCCCTCACCTCCTCGCCCACCACCGCAACACTGCAACCCCCTCTACCGGAACGGACATGGATCTGGGAGCTGGACCGGGCCCGGCGCACCTGCCGGTTCCAGGCACAAGACAGCGACATCGTCGTCGACCTCCCCATGGATCCCATGCACGGCACCGTCGGGGTGGCCCCCGCACACGGTGAGGTGCGCTCCGCCTTGGTCCCTGACGCCCACGGCGGCAACATGGACACCCCGGAGATGCGCGCGGGGGTCACCTGCTTCCTTGGCGTCAATGTCCCCGGAGCGCTGCTCAGCCTGGGCGATGGCCACGCCCGCCAAGGCGAGGGCGAGTCCTGCGGGGTGGCGGTCGAGACAGCGATGAACACCACGGTGCTCATCGGCCTGCTCAAGGGCGTGAGGACGCCATGGCCTCGCCTGGAGTCCGACACCCACATCATGACCGCCGGCTCCGCACGGCCCTTGGAGGACGCCTTTCGCATCGCCCAACTGGACTTGGTGCACTGGCTCGGTCGGGACTACGGCCTCTCCCACATGGACGCCTACCAGCTCATCACCCAGGCCCTGGAATCTCCCCTGGCCAACCTGTGCGACACCAACTACACGGCCGTCGCGAAGATGCGCAAGGCCTGGCTTCCGCCGGCCACACCTCACCGGGGCCTGCACGAGCAGCTACGCGAAACCAGCCGTCAGTTGCTGTAG
- a CDS encoding ThiF family adenylyltransferase, with the protein MGKSTVHVHEAKYDEELYWSRVRRNLGWLGDSEDEARHRQEKLSDCTIGIAGCGGIGGSLVERLARLGVRSMKIADFDTFEYSNINRQLGATFGNVGRNKAEVVGEIVHDMTPDVRIEVYTEGISAETADEFVAGCDYIFDEIEPYQFPARYMLHRAFRRNPQCQFMLTGQVYGNRTFLWKWTHDSMPIEEVIGLPEDAELTPANAEKLVSRLVPEAPGYPDAAMQRKWLIEETTCPITPGAPPMSQGLLIERLMLAITGIDQQADSVQLPVSPGYAMVDSRTWTAKTVEGVWW; encoded by the coding sequence ATGGGAAAGTCGACCGTTCATGTGCATGAGGCCAAGTACGACGAGGAGCTGTACTGGTCGCGAGTGAGGCGCAATCTGGGCTGGTTAGGTGACTCAGAGGATGAGGCGCGGCACCGTCAGGAAAAGCTGAGCGACTGCACCATCGGCATCGCAGGATGCGGCGGTATCGGCGGCAGCCTGGTGGAACGACTGGCCCGCCTCGGCGTCCGCAGCATGAAGATCGCGGACTTCGATACCTTCGAATACTCGAACATCAACCGGCAGCTTGGCGCGACTTTCGGCAACGTCGGCCGCAATAAAGCCGAGGTCGTCGGCGAGATCGTCCACGACATGACCCCGGATGTACGAATCGAGGTCTACACGGAGGGCATCTCAGCGGAGACCGCGGACGAGTTCGTCGCAGGATGCGACTACATATTCGACGAGATCGAGCCGTACCAGTTCCCGGCACGCTACATGCTGCACCGGGCATTCCGACGGAACCCGCAGTGCCAGTTCATGCTGACCGGCCAGGTCTACGGCAACCGCACCTTCTTGTGGAAGTGGACCCATGACTCCATGCCGATCGAAGAGGTCATCGGCCTGCCGGAGGACGCGGAGCTGACGCCGGCGAATGCCGAGAAGCTCGTCAGCCGGCTGGTGCCCGAGGCCCCGGGCTACCCGGACGCGGCGATGCAGCGCAAATGGCTGATCGAGGAGACCACCTGCCCCATCACTCCGGGCGCCCCTCCGATGTCCCAGGGCCTGCTCATTGAGCGGCTGATGCTCGCGATCACCGGTATCGACCAGCAGGCCGACAGCGTGCAGCTGCCAGTCTCCCCGGGGTACGCCATGGTGGACTCGCGCACCTGGACGGCAAAGACAGTCGAGGGCGTGTGGTGGTAA
- a CDS encoding aspartate/ornithine carbamoyltransferase family protein produces the protein MVTAPAPPEALHGRHLLSMQQFQRRDLENLFTKAEALRLAAEQGALPLRFAGRVLVSAFFDASTRTRLAHETAMLRLGGAVTGFADPEVTRAGGATQESLYDVFRMLSEYGDVIVVRHPETGVAALAAHAAGDRAAVINAGDGTGEHPTQTLTDLYSVWRRFGKIDGLRIGVVNDLRMRCTRSLLRGLRDYDCTVYAVAAPGKGLDSQLREECAQRGPHLEICEDLREVLPQVDAIYSSPTILDEVSSVRPADGVLRGDTPLTASLLEQYGQPDLAVFHPLPRKGEIDSSLDSTPFNGYWEQAHNGVPIRMALLSVMLGGE, from the coding sequence GTGGTAACCGCCCCCGCCCCACCTGAGGCTCTCCACGGCAGGCACCTGCTGTCGATGCAGCAGTTCCAACGCCGGGACCTGGAAAATCTGTTCACCAAGGCAGAAGCTCTACGGCTCGCTGCCGAACAGGGCGCACTGCCCCTCCGGTTCGCCGGCCGCGTCCTGGTCTCAGCCTTCTTCGATGCCAGCACCCGCACTCGCCTGGCACATGAAACAGCGATGCTCCGCCTCGGCGGCGCGGTCACCGGATTCGCAGACCCCGAAGTCACTCGGGCCGGAGGCGCAACCCAAGAAAGCCTCTACGACGTCTTCCGGATGCTGTCGGAGTACGGCGATGTCATCGTCGTCCGACACCCCGAGACCGGCGTTGCGGCCCTGGCAGCCCATGCTGCCGGCGACCGCGCCGCGGTCATCAACGCGGGTGACGGCACAGGCGAGCATCCCACCCAGACACTCACCGACCTGTACTCCGTCTGGCGACGCTTCGGCAAGATCGACGGGCTGCGTATCGGCGTGGTCAACGACCTGCGAATGCGTTGCACGCGCTCATTGCTACGCGGCCTTCGGGACTACGACTGCACCGTGTACGCGGTGGCCGCCCCCGGAAAGGGCCTGGACTCCCAGCTGCGCGAGGAGTGTGCGCAACGCGGCCCGCACCTGGAGATCTGTGAGGATCTACGGGAGGTGCTGCCACAGGTGGACGCGATCTACTCCTCACCGACCATTCTCGATGAGGTGTCGAGTGTTCGTCCGGCAGACGGAGTGTTGCGTGGTGATACCCCGCTGACTGCCAGCCTGCTCGAGCAGTACGGACAACCAGACCTTGCCGTCTTCCATCCTCTGCCACGCAAGGGAGAAATCGATTCCAGCCTGGATTCGACACCCTTCAACGGCTATTGGGAACAGGCCCACAACGGGGTCCCCATCCGCATGGCTCTGCTGTCGGTGATGCTGGGCGGCGAGTGA
- a CDS encoding NIPSNAP family protein: MITCCIQYRIDPWKLEDFERYAKAWPPVIERCGGDLTGYYLPKEGENNFALALINFASLADYEKYRERLAADVEAVENIRQMKESGCILVESRSFLRKV; this comes from the coding sequence GTGATCACCTGTTGCATCCAATACAGAATTGATCCCTGGAAGCTGGAGGACTTCGAGCGATACGCGAAGGCATGGCCACCCGTCATCGAAAGGTGCGGCGGCGATCTCACAGGCTACTACCTTCCGAAAGAGGGCGAGAATAATTTCGCACTCGCTCTGATCAACTTCGCGAGCCTCGCCGATTATGAGAAGTATCGCGAACGACTTGCCGCGGACGTGGAGGCGGTCGAGAATATTCGCCAGATGAAAGAATCCGGCTGCATTCTCGTTGAGTCCCGATCCTTTCTCCGGAAGGTGTGA